One Dreissena polymorpha isolate Duluth1 chromosome 9, UMN_Dpol_1.0, whole genome shotgun sequence genomic window carries:
- the LOC127844121 gene encoding zinc finger and SCAN domain-containing protein 2-like: MDESSVIKTEMDGIEAGTSIGNQQLITVQTPGDNRQLILVNFTSPDGTFTDNSSIVTTTVCDSETQTETVFGLEDLPVVKEIVRKTIAKARKHEREQMQTQPVPDMLNRAVNGIFTCPICAKVYRNKLSWQNHLVSHNGSEVFMCGVCGQLFNVYLTLKAHLDVHFKEEKQIKRQRDVVPGSANMKIGGVYMPGDVVPTDRNDISTLQQGLDSTEANPDLLHHDNVPLDTPTSTESYVAATEEVTDMVGDTGDDDAGDPEAEGSYVYACNICGEQYMVKEDCERHLKVHTGEDDIEDSPSSVEEPMKPEPMSRPDPVPSPQPLEHRITSPNKPKFSSYIYACNVCGRQYTNKSNCKRHMMIHTDDRKLYECEFCLKRFSQKYEVRMHSRIHTGEKPYSCAVCGKTFTERGNWRRHTQIHVRPQETSPYRCGICCKGFFHAEKLQVHLQIHSGQRPFVCTVCGRKVKKIGDMYRHLRTHTGEKPYKCQVCGKGFAQNGNLKDHMKIHTGEKPHICELCGKDFARKILLKEHIKHHHKGATLQDLTEAALEEIERQEAAMESAEASNTIGNSVIHEIVGGNIPRLIRTSGGAKTIIIGGHSVQTAEEAQILQEEEEMELHEVHSTLTAKELEAAEVLTVVQDGQNMVYTITTNSDEMRPLDDGSAEPQYITVTSMPGQESTEVQNS, from the exons ATGGATGAGAGCAGTGTTATAAAGACAGAAATGGACGGAATAGAGGCTGGGACCAGCATTGGCAATCAGCAGCTGATCACTGTCCAAACACCAGGCGACAATCGGCAACTCATATTGGTCAACTTCACCTCGCCTG ATGGAACATTCACTGACAACAGCAGCATTGTGACAACCACAGTGTGCGATAGTGAGACCCAGACAGAGACTGTGTTTGGTCTCGAGGATTTGCCAGTTGTTAAGGAGATAGTGCGCAAAACAATTGCCAAGGCACGTAAACATGAGAGAGAGCAGATGCAGACCCAACCAGTACCTGATATGTTGAATAGAGCTGTGAATGGCATCTTTACATGCCCTATATGCGCCAAA GTGTATCGTAACAAGCTAAGTTGGCAGAATCATCTGGTCTCACACAATGGGTCGGAGGTGTTCATGTGTGGGGTCTGTGGACAGCTGTTCAATGTGTACCTGACACTGAAGGCTCATCTGGACGTCCATTTCAAAGAG GAAAAGCAAATCAAACGACAGAGAGACGTTGTTCCGGGCTCAGCAAACATGAAGATTGGTGGTGTGTACATGCCTGGAGACGTTGTGCCTACGGACAGGAACGACATATCCACTTTACAGCAGGGCCTAGATAGTACTGAGGCAAACCCTGACCTTCTTCACCATGACAATGTGCCCCTGGATACGCCCACTAGCACTGAGTCATACGTGGCAGCCACGGAAGAGGTTACTGAT ATGGTTGGCGATACGGGAGATGATGATGCAGGGGACCCAGAGGCAGAGGGCAGCTACGTGTATGCCTGTAACATCTGTGGGGAGCAGTACATGGTCAAGGAAGACTGCGAGAGGCACCTCAAGGTGCACACAG GTGAAGATGACATTGAGGACTCCCCCTCCAGTGTTGAGGAGCCCATGAAGCCTGAACCTATGTCCCGCCCTgaccctgtgccctccccccaaCCCCTGGAGCACCGCATCACCAGCCCCAACAAGCCCAAGTTCAGCTCGTATATCTATGCATGCAATGTGTGCGGGCGGCAG TATACAAACAAGAGCAACTGCAAGCGGCACATGATGATACATACTGACGATCGCAAGCTCTATGAGTGTGAGTTCTGTTTGAAGAGATTTTCTCAGAAGTATGAGGTCCGCATGCATTCCAGGATTCATACTG GTGAGAAGCCATACAGCTGTGCAGTGTGTGGCAAGACGTTCACAGAGCGAGGAAACTGGCGCAGACACACCCAGATACACGTGAGACCCCAGGAGACCTCCCCCTACAGGTGTGGCATCTGCTGCAAGGGTTTCTTCCATGCTGAGAAACTACAG GTTCACCTGCAGATCCATAGTGGCCAGCGTCCGTTCGTGTGCACGGTGTGTGGACGCAAGGTGAAGAAGATAGGCGATATGTACCGACACCTGAGAACCCATACTGGAGAGAAACCTTACAAGTGTCAG GTGTGTGGCAAGGGGTTTGCCCAGAATGGAAACCTGAAGGACCACATGAAGATCCATACGGGGGAGAAGCCACATATCTGTGAACTCTGTGGCAAGGACTTTGCCAGGAAAATACTGCTCAAAGAGCACATCAAGCACCATCATAAGG GGGCCACCCTGCAGGACCTCACAGAGGCTGCCTTGGAGGAGATTGAGAGACAGGAGGCAGCCATGGAGTCTGCAGAGGCTTCTAACACCATTGGCAACTCTGTCATACACGAGATAGTGGGCG GTAACATCCCGAGATTGATACGGACAAGTGGAGGAGCTAAGACCATTATTATAGGAGGACATTCCGTCCAGACTGCTGAAGAGGCTCAAATCCTACAGGAAGAGGAGGAAATGGAACTCCATGAAGTACAT AGCACCCTGACTGCCAAGGAGCTGGAGGCTGCTGAGGTGTTGACTGTGGTACAGGATGGCCAGAACATGGTGTACACCATCACAACAAACAGCGATGAGATGAGACCCCTTGACGATGGGTCTGCCGAACCTCAATATATCACCGTCACGTCCATGCCTGGCCAGGAATCTACGGAAGTCCAGAACTCTTAG